A genomic window from Micromonospora ferruginea includes:
- a CDS encoding phytoene/squalene synthase family protein has protein sequence MDTDLTAAYDRCRELHRRHGRTYYLATRLLPAWKRRHVHALYGFTRYADEIVDRTEDLPPAERAARLREWSDRFVAGLHGASVDDPLLPAVLHTIAVFDLDRDDFASFLRSMAMDLTVMSYPTYDDLLDYMEGSAAVIGTMMLPILGSTDPAAAREPARQLGFAFQLTNFIRDVAEDLDRGRTYLPDEDLAKFGVTRDDLLAAKAAGRTTPAIRELIEYEVTRAQAHYLAAAPGIPLLNPASQACMRTAYALYGGILDEVAGQGFDVFVRRALVPQRRRMSVAARALLTPTGTPVQVPGPALTPAPAG, from the coding sequence GACCGTTGCCGCGAGCTGCACCGGCGTCACGGCCGTACCTACTATCTCGCCACCCGGCTGCTCCCCGCCTGGAAACGACGACACGTGCACGCCCTGTACGGATTCACCAGGTACGCGGACGAGATCGTCGACCGCACCGAGGACCTGCCGCCCGCCGAGCGCGCCGCCCGGCTGCGCGAGTGGTCCGACCGGTTCGTCGCCGGCCTGCACGGTGCGTCGGTCGACGACCCGCTGCTGCCCGCCGTGCTGCACACCATCGCCGTGTTCGACCTCGACCGCGACGACTTCGCGTCGTTCCTGCGCAGCATGGCGATGGACCTCACGGTCATGTCGTACCCGACCTACGACGACCTCCTCGACTACATGGAGGGCTCGGCCGCCGTCATCGGCACCATGATGCTGCCGATCCTGGGCAGCACCGACCCGGCCGCCGCCCGCGAACCGGCCCGCCAGCTCGGCTTCGCGTTCCAGCTCACCAACTTCATCCGGGACGTCGCCGAGGACCTCGACCGGGGCCGCACCTACCTGCCCGACGAGGACCTCGCCAAGTTCGGCGTCACCCGCGACGACCTGCTCGCCGCCAAGGCCGCCGGGCGCACCACGCCGGCGATCCGCGAGCTGATCGAGTACGAGGTGACCCGTGCCCAGGCGCACTACCTCGCCGCCGCCCCCGGCATCCCGCTGCTCAACCCCGCCTCGCAGGCGTGCATGCGAACCGCGTACGCGCTCTACGGCGGGATCCTCGACGAGGTGGCCGGGCAGGGCTTCGACGTCTTCGTCCGGCGGGCCCTGGTGCCGCAACGGCGACGGATGTCGGTGGCCGCGCGGGCGCTGCTCACCCCGACCGGCACGCCGGTGCAGGTGCCCGGCCCGGCGCTCACCCCGGCCCCGGCCGGATGA